The following are encoded in a window of Nocardioides houyundeii genomic DNA:
- a CDS encoding Rv2175c family DNA-binding protein, whose translation MNDVPLADADLDALVPDWIDWAAAAKLLGVTVSRVRTMIREHELAAAVPRPGAGQQIPADFIQDGLVTKGLPGLLTVMHDGGYDDREAIAWLFTDLDLPGRPIDALRENRGAEVKRRAQAMAF comes from the coding sequence ATGAACGACGTACCTCTGGCCGATGCCGACCTCGACGCACTCGTCCCCGACTGGATCGACTGGGCGGCCGCCGCGAAGCTCCTCGGGGTGACCGTGAGCCGGGTGCGCACCATGATCCGCGAGCACGAGCTGGCCGCCGCCGTCCCGCGTCCCGGGGCGGGACAGCAGATCCCGGCGGACTTCATCCAGGACGGCCTGGTCACCAAGGGGCTGCCGGGCCTGCTGACGGTGATGCACGACGGGGGCTACGACGACCGTGAGGCGATCGCCTGGCTCTTCACCGACCTGGACCTGCCGGGCCGGCCGATCGACGCACTGCGCGAGAACCGGGGTGCGGAGGTCAAGCGCCGCGCCCAGGCGATGGCCTTCTGA
- a CDS encoding polyprenyl synthetase family protein, producing the protein MTVSAPSHDLTSSGWDPAAFRSSIQDALDEFLSEQADRLAPLGPDAARLLEEARAAMTGGKRFRAAFCWWGYRAVQPRVEDETALVRACAALELLHASALVHDDYMDASDTRRGRPATHRAFEAEHRQRGWRGAPGQYGASAAILLGDLLLSWSDELLRRCGLPFAQVAPALEVFDLCRSEVIAGQFLDVSVQARGHADVETAMTVLRYKSAKYSIERPLHIGAALAGAAPADLARLSGFGLPLGEAFQLRDDLLGVYGDPATTGKPAGDDLVEGKRTVLVALALDAGGDGALELDTALGRPLDAAQVDRLRQIIDASGAHDQVEVVIEQLCALSLTALDQAEIDDDARGVLRDLAAAVTQRTV; encoded by the coding sequence ATGACTGTGTCCGCGCCGTCGCACGACCTCACCTCCTCCGGCTGGGACCCAGCGGCCTTCCGCAGCTCGATCCAGGACGCGCTGGACGAGTTCCTCAGCGAGCAGGCCGACCGCCTGGCCCCCCTGGGCCCGGACGCCGCGCGCCTGCTCGAGGAGGCCAGGGCGGCGATGACCGGGGGCAAGCGCTTCCGGGCCGCGTTCTGCTGGTGGGGCTACCGAGCAGTGCAGCCCCGGGTCGAGGACGAGACGGCCCTGGTGCGGGCCTGCGCGGCGCTGGAGCTGCTGCACGCCAGCGCCCTGGTGCACGACGACTACATGGACGCCTCCGACACCCGCCGGGGCCGGCCCGCGACGCACCGGGCGTTCGAGGCCGAGCACCGCCAGCGCGGCTGGCGTGGGGCGCCCGGACAGTACGGCGCCTCCGCGGCGATCCTGCTCGGCGACCTGCTGCTCTCCTGGTCCGACGAGCTGCTGCGGCGCTGCGGCCTGCCGTTCGCGCAGGTGGCTCCGGCGCTGGAGGTCTTCGACCTGTGTCGCTCCGAGGTGATCGCCGGCCAGTTCCTCGACGTCTCGGTGCAGGCCCGCGGCCACGCCGACGTGGAGACCGCGATGACGGTGCTGCGCTACAAGTCGGCCAAGTACTCCATCGAGCGTCCCCTGCACATCGGCGCGGCGCTGGCCGGCGCGGCGCCCGCGGACCTCGCCCGGCTCTCCGGCTTCGGCCTGCCCCTCGGCGAGGCCTTCCAGCTCCGCGACGACCTGCTCGGCGTCTACGGCGACCCGGCGACCACCGGCAAGCCTGCGGGCGACGACCTGGTGGAGGGCAAGCGCACCGTGCTGGTGGCACTGGCGCTGGACGCCGGCGGGGACGGCGCCCTCGAGCTCGACACCGCACTCGGCCGACCGCTGGACGCCGCCCAGGTGGACCGGCTGCGGCAGATCATCGACGCCTCCGGCGCCCATGACCAGGTCGAGGTCGTCATCGAGCAGCTCTGCGCGCTCTCCCTGACCGCGCTCGACCAGGCCGAGATCGACGACGACGCCCGCGGAGTGCTGCGCGACCTCGCGGCTGCCGTCACCCAGCGCACCGTCTGA